Proteins encoded within one genomic window of Nitrospina gracilis 3/211:
- a CDS encoding Glu/Leu/Phe/Val family dehydrogenase, producing the protein MTKVTTQEKSFRENVNLSFDLAAATLDIPEGLSYFIKGAVNVYQVRFPVRIHGRFESFIGWRAVHSNHKLPVKGGIRFSPMVTQDEVEALAALMSYKCALVNVPFGGSKGGLVVDPKLYETDIMERITRRFAYELIKKDLINPALNVPAPDMGTGQREMAWIADTYIQHRPTDINHLACVTGKPVSAGGIRGRVEATGRGAVFGLREFFRHAEDKKQARLEGTLEGKRIIVQGLGNVGYHAAKILQDEDGAKIIGIIEWDGGLYDSAGLNVDEVAEFKKVHGGVKGFRCEQFYDEGRALLEEECDILIPAAMEAVITLENAPRIQAKLIAEAANGPVTFDAETVLRKRGVCMIPDIYLNAGGVIVSYFEWIKNLSHIRFGRMTRRWEETQNELLIQALESNGHKIEGTLAAKLMVGPGEGELVLSGLDDSMREAFQHMREYFWRHENVESYRIAAMAIAIEKIANSYLEMGVYP; encoded by the coding sequence ATGACGAAAGTGACCACCCAGGAAAAAAGTTTTCGCGAAAACGTCAACCTGTCTTTCGATCTCGCCGCCGCGACGCTCGATATTCCGGAAGGCCTGTCCTATTTCATCAAAGGCGCGGTCAACGTGTACCAGGTGCGGTTCCCGGTACGCATCCACGGCCGGTTCGAAAGTTTCATCGGCTGGCGGGCGGTGCACAGCAACCACAAACTTCCGGTGAAAGGAGGCATCCGTTTTTCACCGATGGTCACGCAGGACGAAGTCGAGGCGCTGGCGGCGTTGATGTCTTACAAATGCGCGCTGGTCAACGTGCCCTTTGGCGGCTCCAAAGGCGGGCTGGTGGTCGATCCCAAACTGTACGAAACGGACATCATGGAGCGCATCACCCGCCGCTTCGCGTACGAGCTGATCAAGAAGGACCTCATCAACCCGGCATTGAACGTCCCTGCTCCGGATATGGGGACGGGCCAGCGCGAGATGGCGTGGATCGCCGACACCTACATCCAGCATCGGCCGACGGACATCAACCACCTCGCCTGCGTCACCGGCAAACCCGTGTCGGCAGGCGGCATCCGCGGCCGTGTGGAGGCCACCGGACGCGGTGCGGTGTTCGGCCTGCGCGAGTTCTTCCGCCACGCGGAAGACAAAAAACAGGCGCGGCTTGAAGGCACGCTGGAAGGCAAACGCATCATCGTTCAGGGCCTCGGCAATGTCGGCTACCACGCCGCCAAAATCCTTCAGGACGAAGACGGTGCCAAGATCATCGGTATCATCGAATGGGATGGCGGCCTGTACGACTCTGCCGGACTCAACGTCGATGAGGTCGCGGAATTCAAAAAGGTGCACGGCGGCGTCAAGGGTTTCCGCTGTGAACAGTTTTACGACGAGGGGCGCGCGCTCCTCGAAGAAGAATGCGACATCCTCATTCCCGCCGCTATGGAGGCGGTCATAACGCTGGAAAACGCGCCGCGCATCCAGGCGAAACTGATCGCCGAAGCGGCAAACGGTCCGGTCACTTTCGACGCGGAAACCGTTCTGCGCAAGCGCGGCGTGTGTATGATCCCGGACATCTACCTGAACGCAGGCGGCGTCATCGTTTCCTATTTCGAGTGGATCAAGAACCTGTCGCACATCCGTTTCGGACGCATGACGCGGCGCTGGGAGGAAACGCAGAACGAACTGCTCATCCAGGCGCTGGAAAGCAACGGCCATAAGATCGAGGGCACCCTTGCCGCCAAACTGATGGTGGGGCCGGGCGAGGGCGAACTGGTGCTCTCCGGACTCGACGACTCCATGCGCGAAGCGTTTCAGCACATGCGCGAATATTTCTGGCGGCATGAGAACGTGGAGTCGTACCGCATCGCCGCCATGGCCATCGCCATCGAAAAAATCGCCAACAGCTACCTCGAAATGGGCGTGTATCCGTAA
- a CDS encoding sodium-dependent transporter: protein MQTQGKQRGFWGSRLGFILAASGSAVGLGNIWKFPYITGENGGGAFVMIYLVCILIVGLPIMLCEFTIGRRTNLNPVGAFNMLKPGTPWVLVGYMGVLAGFLILSFYGVVGGWTLAYVVKSVTHVVDHFASSAEAGAFFGQFIANTGEIMVYHTLFMALCMAIVYRGVHGGIERACDILMPTLVIMLFLLMIRALTLPGAEEGVKFYLYPDFSKITGQTVLLAMGQAFFSLSLGMGCLITYGSYLSPKENLTSCTFYVVLFDTMIALLVGMVIFPAVFAMGLEPESGPSLVFNVLPAVFSSMPFGTLVSIVFFALLTIAAITSAISLLESVSAYFIDQRGWPRQKAVIVTGVVIYLFGIPSGLSFGVMQDVTFFGMTFFDVVDNLSSNYLLPLGGMLTAAFVGWVWGTKEAHREIERHETTFHWARYWEFVLKYVSPVAVAIVFITHFLPAD, encoded by the coding sequence ATGCAGACACAAGGCAAACAGCGCGGATTCTGGGGGTCGCGTCTGGGATTCATCCTCGCCGCCTCCGGTTCGGCCGTCGGGCTGGGCAACATCTGGAAGTTTCCCTACATCACCGGCGAAAACGGCGGCGGCGCGTTCGTGATGATTTACCTCGTCTGCATCCTGATCGTCGGCCTTCCCATCATGCTGTGCGAGTTCACCATCGGCAGGCGCACCAACCTGAATCCGGTCGGGGCCTTCAACATGCTGAAACCCGGCACGCCGTGGGTGCTGGTCGGGTACATGGGCGTGCTCGCCGGATTCCTGATCCTTTCCTTTTACGGCGTGGTCGGCGGCTGGACGCTGGCCTACGTGGTGAAATCCGTGACGCACGTCGTGGATCACTTTGCGTCGTCGGCGGAGGCGGGTGCGTTCTTCGGCCAGTTCATCGCCAATACGGGCGAGATCATGGTGTACCACACACTGTTCATGGCACTGTGCATGGCCATCGTGTACCGGGGCGTGCACGGCGGCATCGAGCGTGCCTGCGACATCCTGATGCCGACGCTCGTCATCATGCTGTTCCTCCTGATGATCCGCGCTCTCACCCTGCCCGGCGCGGAAGAGGGGGTGAAGTTTTATCTTTATCCCGACTTCAGTAAAATTACAGGGCAGACGGTTTTACTGGCGATGGGCCAGGCGTTCTTTTCGCTCAGCCTCGGCATGGGCTGCCTCATCACCTACGGCAGTTACCTGTCGCCGAAAGAAAACCTGACTTCCTGCACGTTTTACGTCGTTCTGTTCGACACCATGATCGCACTGCTGGTGGGGATGGTGATCTTTCCCGCCGTGTTCGCCATGGGACTGGAGCCCGAAAGCGGACCGAGCCTGGTTTTCAACGTCCTTCCCGCCGTGTTTTCGAGCATGCCGTTCGGCACGCTGGTGTCGATCGTTTTCTTTGCGCTGTTGACCATCGCCGCCATCACCTCCGCCATCTCGTTGTTGGAATCGGTGTCCGCCTACTTTATTGACCAGCGCGGCTGGCCGCGGCAGAAGGCGGTGATCGTGACCGGCGTGGTCATTTACCTGTTCGGCATCCCCTCCGGCTTGTCCTTCGGCGTGATGCAGGACGTGACTTTTTTCGGCATGACCTTTTTTGACGTGGTGGACAACCTGTCTTCCAATTACCTGCTGCCGCTGGGGGGCATGCTGACCGCCGCCTTTGTCGGTTGGGTGTGGGGCACGAAGGAAGCACACAGGGAGATCGAACGGCATGAAACCACCTTCCACTGGGCGCGCTACTGGGAGTTCGTTCTGAAGTACGTCAGTCCCGTGGCCGTGGCCATTGTCTTCATCACGCATTTCCTTCCTGCTGACTGA
- the uvrC gene encoding excinuclease ABC subunit UvrC → MPPSDSIKDILKTIPKVPGIYIMKDKAGEILYIGKAKSLYPRVRSYFTESRDHAPRTRIFVRKVADIKFLTTKTEQEALILESNFVKKHQPRYNVMLKDDKHYPYLRLTTQETYPRLEVVRRVKKDGATYFGPYTMVREVRETIRLIYKIFPLRQSSDELDGTPKRRPCLNYHMKRCLAPCASLVSPEDYAKVVNDVILFLKGRNTELIDSLKEKMNAASEGQRYEEAAVFRDKIEAVNTVLDKQRIISTGMENQDVLACYTESKATMVQVLIVRNGKLLAEKLFKMNNPNEEDDAETLASFIKQYYADETILPSEILVSQEIEDRELLEDWLSEKRQARVKIEIPQRGKKRSLVQMAEENARFAMRAEMDKGDVATRSLEELRETLGLKNFPKTIEGFDISNIGGTHAVGSMVYFHNAKAEKSKYRRFKIKTVEGIDDYAMLTEVMTRRYARLLDEDKPLPDLILVDGGKGHLNTGYKVLESLELEGRIDLACIAKGKFRTNLDTDEVFLVGKKEPVWFKENSPSRFLLQRVRDEAHRFAIDYHRSLRGKNALKSPLQNIPGIGKKRHLLLLKTFGSLENIKHASLEDLQKLPGVTEPLAKKIKEAVNA, encoded by the coding sequence TTGCCCCCGAGTGATTCCATAAAAGACATTCTGAAAACCATCCCGAAAGTTCCCGGCATATATATCATGAAAGACAAGGCCGGAGAAATCCTTTATATCGGGAAGGCCAAGTCGCTCTACCCCCGCGTGCGGTCGTACTTCACCGAGTCGCGCGACCACGCGCCGCGCACGCGCATCTTCGTGCGCAAGGTGGCGGACATCAAGTTCCTCACCACCAAGACCGAGCAGGAAGCGCTGATCCTCGAAAGCAACTTCGTCAAAAAGCATCAGCCGCGCTACAACGTGATGCTGAAGGACGACAAGCATTACCCCTACCTGCGGCTGACCACACAGGAGACGTATCCGCGCCTGGAAGTGGTGCGGCGGGTGAAGAAAGACGGCGCAACGTACTTCGGTCCCTACACCATGGTGCGCGAGGTGCGGGAGACCATCCGCCTCATCTACAAGATTTTTCCGCTGAGGCAGAGCAGTGACGAACTCGACGGTACGCCCAAGCGGCGGCCCTGCCTCAACTACCACATGAAACGCTGTCTCGCGCCGTGCGCGTCGCTCGTTTCACCGGAAGACTACGCCAAGGTGGTCAACGACGTCATCCTGTTCCTCAAGGGCAGAAACACGGAACTCATCGACAGCCTGAAAGAAAAAATGAACGCCGCGTCGGAAGGACAACGCTACGAGGAAGCGGCGGTGTTCCGCGACAAGATCGAGGCCGTCAACACGGTGCTCGACAAGCAGCGCATCATCTCCACCGGCATGGAGAACCAGGACGTCCTCGCCTGCTACACGGAATCGAAAGCCACCATGGTGCAGGTGCTGATCGTACGGAACGGCAAGCTCCTCGCAGAAAAACTGTTCAAGATGAACAACCCGAACGAGGAAGACGACGCGGAAACCCTTGCATCCTTCATCAAGCAGTACTACGCCGACGAAACCATCCTGCCCTCGGAGATCCTGGTGTCGCAGGAGATCGAGGACCGCGAACTCTTGGAGGACTGGCTGAGCGAAAAGCGGCAGGCGCGGGTGAAGATCGAAATCCCGCAGCGCGGCAAGAAGCGGTCGCTGGTGCAGATGGCGGAAGAGAACGCGCGTTTCGCCATGCGCGCCGAGATGGATAAGGGCGACGTCGCCACGCGCAGTCTGGAGGAGTTGCGCGAGACGCTCGGCCTCAAAAACTTTCCGAAGACGATCGAGGGTTTCGACATCTCCAACATCGGCGGCACGCACGCGGTGGGATCGATGGTCTATTTCCACAACGCGAAAGCAGAGAAAAGCAAGTACCGGCGGTTCAAGATCAAGACGGTGGAGGGCATCGACGACTACGCCATGCTGACCGAAGTGATGACAAGACGGTACGCGAGGTTGCTCGACGAAGACAAACCGCTCCCCGACCTCATCCTGGTCGACGGCGGCAAGGGTCACCTCAACACCGGTTATAAAGTGCTGGAGAGCCTGGAGCTGGAGGGGCGCATCGATCTCGCCTGCATCGCCAAGGGCAAGTTCCGCACCAACCTCGACACGGACGAAGTGTTCCTGGTGGGGAAAAAGGAGCCGGTGTGGTTCAAGGAAAATTCGCCGTCCAGGTTTTTACTGCAACGCGTGCGCGACGAGGCGCACCGCTTCGCCATCGACTACCACCGCAGTCTGCGCGGCAAGAACGCGCTCAAGTCGCCATTGCAGAACATTCCCGGCATCGGCAAGAAGCGGCATCTCCTCCTGCTCAAAACCTTCGGCAGTCTGGAGAACATCAAGCACGCCTCGCTGGAAGACCTGCAAAAACTCCCCGGCGTCACCGAACCGTTAGCGAAAAAGATCAAGGAAGCGGTGAACGCGTGA
- a CDS encoding sodium:solute symporter family protein — MTELPFGPGALLVVAIYILSLLGIGWYAYSRRKENSLNDFFLGGREMGFLVLVLTLYATQYSGNTLFGFSGAAYREGLRFLVCVHFMTAIVIAYLIFAPRLHRLSRDHQFITPGDYVYHRFGSHALRIAVTLIMVYVLCNFTLAQMKTLGTAFAGISQGRIPMWVGVVGLALIMLVYESLGGMRSVAWTDVIQGGILMTGFVILLFLAFGQLGSLTEALNTLAAHPETRFKVEPPTAEGARTWLSFILMVGLGAAIYPQALQRIYAAKNSGALKRSLAAMGFMPLLTTVIAVSVGILMAAHYPDIDRLFLAETGEAVVPSETVLALLCREVMLASALGYWLVVFIFAAILAAVMSTADSALLSISSMITQDLYGQYVRPDATQEHLTRIGKILTWVLMVPITGLALGYEGTLIQLLKVKFDLLLQCVPAFYMGVHTTRLGARAVMTGLLAGSALAMGLNFAGDLGLADANHPKVWGIHSGVLGMTLNLVICFGAHAVSKKIQPSGQ; from the coding sequence ATGACGGAACTTCCCTTCGGGCCGGGCGCACTGCTCGTCGTCGCCATTTACATCCTCTCCCTGCTGGGCATCGGCTGGTACGCCTATTCGCGGCGGAAAGAAAACAGCCTCAACGATTTTTTTCTCGGTGGGCGGGAGATGGGGTTCCTCGTGCTGGTGCTCACGCTCTACGCAACGCAGTACAGCGGCAACACGCTGTTCGGGTTCAGCGGTGCGGCCTACCGGGAAGGCCTGCGGTTCCTGGTGTGCGTGCACTTCATGACGGCCATCGTCATCGCCTACCTCATTTTCGCGCCGCGCCTGCACCGGTTGAGCCGGGACCACCAATTCATCACGCCGGGGGATTACGTCTATCACCGCTTCGGCAGTCACGCCCTTCGCATTGCGGTGACGCTCATCATGGTGTACGTGCTGTGCAATTTCACGCTGGCACAGATGAAAACGCTGGGCACGGCGTTCGCCGGCATCTCGCAGGGCCGCATTCCGATGTGGGTGGGTGTGGTCGGCCTCGCCCTCATCATGCTGGTGTACGAATCGCTGGGCGGCATGCGCAGTGTGGCGTGGACCGACGTCATCCAGGGCGGCATCCTGATGACCGGGTTTGTCATCCTCCTGTTCCTCGCATTCGGTCAGCTGGGAAGCCTGACCGAGGCCTTGAACACGCTCGCGGCCCATCCCGAAACACGGTTTAAAGTGGAACCGCCCACCGCCGAGGGCGCGCGCACGTGGTTGAGTTTCATATTGATGGTCGGCCTCGGCGCGGCCATTTACCCTCAGGCCCTGCAACGCATCTACGCCGCAAAAAATTCCGGCGCGCTCAAGCGGTCGCTCGCCGCCATGGGATTCATGCCGCTCCTCACCACGGTGATCGCGGTGAGCGTCGGCATCCTGATGGCGGCGCATTACCCGGATATCGACCGCCTGTTTCTCGCTGAGACGGGAGAGGCGGTGGTGCCGTCGGAGACCGTGCTGGCGCTGTTGTGCCGGGAGGTGATGCTGGCCTCGGCTTTGGGTTACTGGCTGGTGGTGTTCATTTTTGCAGCGATCCTCGCGGCGGTGATGTCCACCGCCGACTCGGCGCTCCTCAGCATCAGTTCCATGATCACACAGGATCTCTACGGCCAGTACGTGCGTCCGGATGCAACGCAGGAGCACCTGACGCGCATCGGCAAAATATTGACCTGGGTGCTCATGGTGCCGATCACCGGGCTGGCGCTGGGTTACGAAGGCACGCTCATCCAACTGCTCAAGGTCAAGTTCGATCTGCTACTGCAATGCGTGCCCGCGTTTTACATGGGCGTGCACACGACGCGCCTCGGGGCGCGGGCGGTGATGACGGGCCTGCTGGCAGGGTCGGCTTTAGCCATGGGACTGAACTTCGCCGGCGACCTGGGCCTCGCCGACGCAAACCACCCGAAGGTGTGGGGCATCCATTCCGGCGTATTGGGAATGACTCTCAACCTCGTCATCTGTTTTGGCGCACACGCGGTTTCCAAAAAGATTCAACCGTCCGGGCAATAA
- a CDS encoding ABC transporter substrate-binding protein/permease, with product MNPSKTWGIVLLWALLWGVPVHATGTLDTVREQGVLLWGADAEGGAPYVFPDPENPSRLIGFEVDLAQAIAHELGVTARMVQNDWSSLIPALQRGDFHMAMNGLEWTEERVRAVNLSRPYYIYEQQLVVRADDTRIDKLSDLDGMTVGTLVNSVAHSILKKMEGVTVRVYEGQVEPYRDLKLGRSDAVLLDLPIALHYAAPDPALRFAGPPVREGLYVIAVQKGDDAFLNAVNAAIGKLYDDGTLQSIYQKWNLWNDTQRALVEEDHTARRVFDFDEDQAMQEYLLILMKGAGMTVVISVLAMALAVVLGLVLTGMRQLGGPLLRGFAAAYIEIVRGTPLLLQLYIIYYGLPNIGIRLDAFTAAVVGLGMNYAAYEAEVYRGGLKAVAKGQWEAALSLGMTPFLIYRRILLPQAVRVVLPPVTNDFISLFKDTSLVSIIAIVELTKSYNMLAVSSMRFLELGLLTGLLYLMMAYPLSLLSTRLERRLQTA from the coding sequence ATGAACCCTTCAAAGACGTGGGGGATTGTTCTTCTCTGGGCCCTGCTGTGGGGCGTCCCGGTCCACGCCACCGGCACGCTCGATACGGTGCGCGAACAGGGCGTCCTGTTGTGGGGCGCCGATGCCGAAGGCGGTGCGCCGTACGTTTTTCCCGATCCCGAAAACCCCTCCCGCCTCATCGGGTTTGAAGTCGATCTCGCCCAGGCCATCGCGCACGAGCTCGGCGTCACCGCGCGCATGGTGCAGAACGACTGGAGCTCGCTGATCCCGGCTCTCCAGCGTGGCGACTTCCACATGGCGATGAACGGCCTTGAATGGACCGAAGAGCGCGTGCGCGCCGTGAACCTCTCGCGCCCGTACTACATCTACGAACAGCAACTCGTGGTGCGCGCGGACGACACGCGCATCGACAAGCTGAGCGATCTTGACGGCATGACCGTCGGCACGCTGGTGAACTCGGTCGCCCACTCCATCCTCAAAAAAATGGAAGGCGTCACCGTGCGCGTGTACGAAGGGCAGGTGGAACCGTACCGCGATCTGAAACTGGGCCGCAGTGACGCGGTGCTATTGGACCTGCCGATCGCGTTGCATTACGCCGCGCCGGACCCGGCACTCCGTTTCGCCGGACCGCCGGTGAGGGAGGGGCTGTACGTCATCGCCGTGCAAAAGGGAGACGACGCGTTCTTGAACGCGGTCAACGCCGCCATCGGCAAACTGTACGACGACGGCACCCTGCAATCGATTTACCAGAAATGGAATCTGTGGAACGACACCCAGCGCGCGCTGGTGGAGGAAGATCACACGGCCAGGCGGGTGTTCGACTTTGACGAGGATCAAGCCATGCAGGAATATTTGTTGATACTGATGAAAGGCGCGGGCATGACGGTGGTCATTTCCGTGCTCGCCATGGCACTGGCGGTGGTGCTGGGGCTGGTGCTGACCGGCATGCGGCAACTGGGCGGCCCCTTGTTGCGCGGCTTTGCCGCGGCGTATATCGAGATCGTGCGCGGCACGCCGCTGTTACTTCAGCTTTACATCATCTATTACGGCCTGCCCAACATCGGCATCCGCCTCGACGCGTTCACCGCCGCTGTCGTCGGGCTGGGCATGAACTACGCCGCGTATGAAGCCGAGGTGTACCGCGGCGGATTGAAGGCCGTGGCGAAGGGGCAGTGGGAGGCGGCGTTGTCGCTCGGCATGACGCCGTTCCTGATCTACCGGCGCATCCTTCTGCCGCAGGCGGTGCGCGTGGTTCTGCCGCCGGTCACCAACGATTTCATCTCGCTGTTCAAGGACACGTCGCTGGTGTCCATCATCGCCATCGTCGAGCTGACGAAAAGCTACAACATGCTCGCCGTTTCCTCCATGCGCTTTCTGGAACTGGGCTTACTCACCGGCCTGCTGTATCTGATGATGGCTTACCCGCTGTCGTTGCTGTCCACGCGTCTTGAGCGGAGGTTGCAGACGGCATGA
- a CDS encoding sensor histidine kinase produces the protein MQKLKAYIKENISEVIILAILLGVVVINYFIYSKIAFLDMFYLLAVLAGYYIGRRFAVLGAFLAILLVWYFLLANQDQPITIESRFDFNMNMTVWASFLILAAWLIGTLTENLRKELKESNRLREDMQRDRILLNITNARLNEYTQHLEDKVADRTRELEQNNKDLQNFAAIASHDLKEPLRKILAYSEMIEQQEPEIAQEIDSFLQRMRKAVARMEDLIDGLMKLCRVSQSSQMLEETDLNRVLREVVQDLEVRVVETQAEIQVNRLPVLHADPFQMQLLFRNLISNSLKYRRMNLPPKISIGVLYENEDEYQFYVEDNGIGIPKENIDMIFLPFERLHSRDKVEGSGIGLAICRQVVDRHKGELKVESEVGRGTRFLIRLPKVEVAHVEAA, from the coding sequence GTGCAAAAACTTAAAGCCTACATCAAGGAAAACATCAGCGAGGTGATCATCCTGGCCATCCTGCTCGGGGTGGTGGTGATCAATTATTTCATCTACTCGAAGATCGCTTTCCTCGACATGTTCTACCTGCTTGCGGTGCTGGCCGGGTATTACATCGGCCGGCGCTTTGCGGTGCTGGGCGCGTTTCTCGCCATCCTGCTGGTCTGGTATTTCCTTCTCGCCAACCAGGACCAGCCCATCACCATCGAAAGCCGTTTCGACTTCAACATGAACATGACGGTCTGGGCGTCGTTCCTCATCCTGGCGGCGTGGCTGATCGGCACCCTCACGGAAAACCTGCGCAAGGAATTGAAGGAAAGCAATCGTCTGCGTGAAGACATGCAGAGGGACCGCATTCTCCTCAACATCACCAACGCGCGCCTGAACGAATACACGCAACACCTTGAAGACAAGGTGGCCGATCGCACCCGCGAACTGGAACAGAACAACAAGGACCTGCAAAACTTCGCCGCGATCGCGTCCCATGACCTGAAAGAACCCCTGCGCAAGATCTTGGCTTACAGCGAAATGATCGAGCAACAGGAACCGGAGATCGCGCAGGAAATCGACTCGTTCCTGCAGCGCATGCGCAAGGCGGTCGCCCGCATGGAGGACCTGATCGACGGTCTCATGAAGCTTTGCCGGGTGTCCCAGAGCAGCCAGATGCTGGAGGAAACCGACCTCAACCGCGTCCTTCGGGAAGTGGTGCAGGATCTGGAAGTTCGCGTCGTGGAGACGCAGGCGGAAATTCAGGTCAACCGTCTGCCGGTGCTTCATGCCGACCCGTTTCAGATGCAGTTGCTGTTCCGCAATCTCATTTCGAACTCACTCAAGTATCGCCGGATGAACCTGCCGCCGAAAATTTCCATCGGTGTTTTGTACGAAAACGAGGACGAATACCAGTTCTATGTCGAGGACAATGGCATTGGTATTCCCAAAGAAAACATCGACATGATTTTTCTGCCGTTCGAACGTCTGCATTCGAGGGACAAGGTGGAGGGGTCGGGCATCGGTCTGGCCATCTGCCGCCAGGTGGTGGACCGCCACAAGGGCGAACTGAAAGTCGAAAGCGAAGTCGGGCGCGGTACGCGTTTTCTCATCCGCCTGCCAAAAGTGGAAGTCGCCCACGTCGAAGCAGCTTAA
- a CDS encoding amino acid ABC transporter ATP-binding protein: MIHVEGLTKCIGDHTILRGIDLDVPTGGVHVVIGPSGAGKSCLLRCIAALEPFEEGRVRVDDLEIAGTETDGHRAPDPKRVRALRIRVGMVFQQFNLFPHMTVLQNLIEAPVQVLGLPRAAAEEKARALLGKVHLHNLSHRYPGDLSGGEQQRVAIARTLAMNPNCVLIDEPTSALDPEMVGEVLRVLRELADEGMTMLIVTHEMDFARSVADRVVMLDRGEVVEAGEPAQFFSAPATDRARIFLKRLLER, from the coding sequence ATGATCCACGTCGAGGGCCTGACCAAGTGCATTGGCGACCACACGATTTTGCGCGGCATCGATCTGGACGTTCCGACCGGCGGCGTGCACGTGGTGATCGGTCCTTCCGGCGCGGGCAAGAGTTGCCTACTGCGTTGCATCGCCGCACTGGAGCCGTTTGAGGAAGGCCGCGTTCGCGTCGATGATCTGGAAATCGCGGGAACCGAAACCGACGGACACCGTGCGCCGGATCCGAAACGCGTTCGCGCCCTGCGCATCCGCGTCGGCATGGTGTTCCAGCAGTTCAACCTGTTTCCGCACATGACGGTGCTGCAGAACCTCATCGAAGCGCCGGTGCAGGTGCTGGGCCTTCCGCGTGCGGCCGCTGAGGAAAAAGCCCGTGCTCTGCTCGGCAAGGTGCACCTGCACAACCTGTCGCACCGCTATCCCGGCGACCTCTCCGGCGGCGAACAGCAGCGCGTCGCCATCGCCCGCACGCTGGCGATGAATCCCAACTGTGTGTTGATCGACGAACCGACCTCGGCGCTCGATCCGGAAATGGTGGGGGAAGTGTTGCGTGTTCTGCGCGAACTCGCCGACGAGGGGATGACAATGCTCATCGTCACGCACGAAATGGATTTCGCACGCAGTGTGGCCGACCGGGTGGTGATGCTCGACCGCGGCGAGGTGGTGGAAGCGGGCGAACCGGCGCAATTCTTCTCCGCCCCGGCAACGGACCGCGCCCGAATTTTTTTAAAAAGGCTTCTGGAACGCTGA
- the purM gene encoding phosphoribosylformylglycinamidine cyclo-ligase: protein MPNNNPTPSKYEESGVSQTGAETALDHILKHILPTRQFNTEFPVKADIGYFANVIDLGNGTGVALCTDGVGTKMRVAEMMHQYDTIGIDCVAMNVNDLICIGAKPVSMVDYIACSHLEPQVFDQLGQGLAEGARQAGISISGGEISQIREIICGIDLIGAALGHIQLDRINTGQNIAEGNLILGIASSGVHSNGLTLARRVLLGETEDEQKENVHKYEESLERTLGAELLEPTYIYVPAVLEMFDTGLDLRALVHITGGGLLNLLRVQKKGIRFVIDPLPDIPPVFSLIQQRGEISDAEMYEVFNMGVGFCVIVEHANDAEAVQKICKRHGISCHGIGYVETTGDDGKEVVIPSKKLKSEGGHFTPM from the coding sequence ATGCCGAACAACAACCCGACCCCTTCAAAATACGAAGAAAGCGGCGTCAGCCAGACCGGCGCTGAAACCGCGCTCGACCACATACTCAAACACATCCTGCCGACCCGGCAGTTCAACACCGAATTTCCGGTCAAAGCCGACATCGGTTATTTCGCCAATGTCATCGACCTGGGCAACGGAACCGGTGTGGCACTCTGTACCGACGGTGTCGGCACCAAGATGCGCGTGGCCGAAATGATGCACCAGTACGACACCATCGGCATCGACTGCGTGGCGATGAACGTCAACGACCTCATCTGCATCGGGGCGAAACCCGTCAGCATGGTGGACTACATCGCCTGCTCGCACCTGGAGCCGCAGGTCTTCGATCAACTGGGCCAGGGCCTGGCGGAGGGAGCGCGGCAGGCGGGCATCAGCATTTCCGGCGGCGAGATCTCCCAGATCCGCGAGATCATCTGCGGCATCGACCTCATTGGCGCGGCGCTGGGGCACATTCAGCTCGACCGCATCAACACCGGGCAGAACATTGCCGAAGGCAACCTGATCCTGGGAATAGCGTCCAGCGGGGTGCACAGCAACGGGCTCACCCTGGCCCGACGCGTGCTGCTGGGCGAAACAGAAGACGAGCAGAAGGAAAACGTTCACAAATACGAGGAGTCTCTGGAGCGCACGCTGGGCGCGGAACTTCTGGAACCGACATATATTTACGTTCCCGCGGTGCTGGAGATGTTCGACACGGGCCTCGACCTGCGCGCGCTGGTGCACATCACCGGCGGCGGTCTGCTCAACCTGCTCCGCGTGCAGAAAAAAGGCATCCGCTTCGTCATCGATCCCCTGCCGGACATTCCCCCTGTTTTTTCACTCATTCAACAACGGGGGGAGATCAGCGATGCGGAGATGTACGAGGTGTTCAACATGGGCGTGGGGTTCTGCGTGATCGTCGAGCACGCCAACGACGCCGAGGCGGTGCAGAAAATCTGCAAACGCCACGGCATCTCCTGCCACGGTATCGGTTACGTGGAAACAACGGGGGACGACGGCAAAGAAGTGGTCATTCCCTCCAAAAAATTGAAAAGCGAAGGCGGCCACTTCACTCCCATGTAA